From Mannheimia pernigra, one genomic window encodes:
- a CDS encoding TSUP family transporter produces the protein MELGIDILAILFLVATIAGFIDAIAGGGGLLTIPALMAAGLPPAIALGTNKLQACGGSFSSSFYFIRQKAVNLKPIWRLILCTFIGSAAGTIFVQNIDVDFLKTLLPFLILMIGVYFLVSPNVGDKDRKQRISFTTFAFTASIALGFYDGMFGPATGSFITLAFILLLGFNLPKAVAHAKVINFTSNFASLIFFTIGGAIIWKVGLIMMVGQFIGGTLGAKMVMTKGKKLIRPMLVTMSFIMVAKMLYEQGIFN, from the coding sequence ATGGAATTAGGCATTGATATTTTAGCCATTTTATTCCTAGTTGCTACCATTGCTGGTTTTATTGATGCTATTGCAGGCGGAGGCGGGCTACTGACTATTCCAGCTTTAATGGCTGCAGGATTGCCACCAGCAATCGCATTAGGTACAAATAAATTACAAGCCTGCGGTGGATCATTTTCCTCCTCTTTTTATTTTATTCGTCAAAAAGCCGTGAATTTAAAGCCGATTTGGAGACTTATTTTATGTACTTTTATCGGCTCTGCCGCAGGGACTATTTTTGTACAAAATATTGATGTTGACTTCCTAAAAACATTACTGCCATTTTTAATTTTAATGATTGGTGTCTATTTTCTAGTTAGCCCAAATGTAGGAGATAAAGATCGTAAACAGCGAATTAGTTTTACTACTTTTGCTTTTACCGCATCCATTGCACTAGGTTTTTATGATGGTATGTTTGGTCCTGCAACAGGCTCTTTTATTACACTAGCCTTTATCTTACTACTGGGCTTTAACTTACCTAAAGCCGTTGCACACGCAAAAGTCATTAATTTTACCTCTAACTTTGCTTCACTGATTTTTTTTACTATCGGTGGTGCGATCATTTGGAAAGTCGGTTTAATTATGATGGTAGGACAATTTATTGGTGGCACACTCGGTGCTAAAATGGTAATGACAAAAGGCAAAAAATTAATTCGCCCAATGCTCGTAACAATGTCTTTTATTATGGTTGCTAAAATGCTCTACGAACAAGGAATTTTTAATTAA
- the proB gene encoding glutamate 5-kinase, whose translation MSKTIVIKFGTSTLTHGQKSLSRPYILELVKQIAQLHQNHRVIVVTSGAAAAGRDYLGHPQLPNTLASKQMLAAVGQSQLIRVWENLFDIYNIHIGQMLLTRADLDDRERFLNARDTLDALLAQKIIPVINENDAVATEEFKVGDNDNLSALVAILAQADQLYLLTDQEGLFNADPRSNADAKLLSVVEKITPEIRQMAGGSSTGLGTGGMSTKITAADIATRSGVETIIASGSRPNVLVDLANGEAIGSKFLVQSDRLEGRKRWIFAAPQVGEIVVDLGAEQALLQHKSLLPVGVSQIKGEFTRGEVIKIFNQDGKAIALGIARYSSEALLRIKGKKSKEIELLLGYEFGSVAVHSDEMVVY comes from the coding sequence ATGTCAAAAACTATCGTCATTAAATTCGGAACAAGCACGCTAACGCACGGCCAAAAAAGTTTAAGTCGCCCTTATATATTAGAACTCGTGAAACAAATCGCACAATTGCACCAAAACCATCGGGTGATCGTTGTCACCTCAGGTGCCGCAGCAGCTGGGCGTGATTATCTAGGACACCCACAACTCCCGAATACCTTAGCATCTAAACAGATGTTAGCGGCAGTTGGGCAAAGCCAATTAATTCGAGTGTGGGAAAATTTATTTGATATTTATAATATTCATATCGGGCAAATGTTATTAACCCGTGCTGATCTTGATGACCGTGAGCGTTTTTTAAATGCTCGTGATACCCTCGATGCGTTACTCGCTCAAAAAATTATCCCTGTCATTAATGAAAATGATGCCGTAGCCACTGAAGAATTTAAAGTAGGCGATAACGATAATTTATCTGCATTAGTTGCTATTCTTGCCCAAGCAGATCAGCTCTATTTATTGACCGATCAAGAGGGATTATTTAATGCTGATCCTCGCTCGAACGCTGATGCTAAATTACTTTCTGTAGTGGAAAAGATTACGCCTGAAATCCGCCAAATGGCAGGTGGCAGTTCAACAGGTTTAGGGACAGGCGGAATGAGCACTAAAATTACAGCAGCCGATATCGCCACTCGCTCAGGCGTAGAAACGATTATCGCCTCTGGCTCTCGTCCGAATGTGTTGGTTGATTTAGCAAATGGCGAGGCTATCGGCAGCAAATTTTTAGTACAATCTGACCGCTTGGAGGGTAGAAAGCGTTGGATCTTTGCCGCCCCACAAGTAGGGGAAATTGTTGTAGATTTAGGTGCTGAGCAAGCGTTGCTGCAACATAAATCATTATTACCGGTTGGCGTTTCTCAAATTAAAGGCGAGTTTACACGCGGAGAGGTTATTAAAATCTTCAATCAAGACGGAAAGGCTATTGCCTTAGGTATTGCTCGCTACAGCAGTGAGGCTTTACTTCGCATTAAAGGGAAAAAATCGAAAGAAATTGAGCTACTACTGGGCTATGAATTTGGCTCTGTCGCCGTACATAGTGATGAAATGGTGGTGTATTAA
- a CDS encoding dihydrofolate reductase, which translates to MKISVIVARTKNNVIGKGNEMPWHLPVDLAWFRQNTVGKPVIMGRKTYESIGRLLPKRPNIILSRSEMIVEGAYVAQSLEQAVELARNLANGDEMMIIGGGELFKQALPQAEQLYLTDIQAEIDGDTFFEFDEENWTLIEEKWSEVDENNPYRCHFMVLKRKSD; encoded by the coding sequence ATGAAAATTAGCGTGATCGTAGCTCGAACAAAGAATAATGTGATTGGTAAAGGTAACGAAATGCCGTGGCATTTACCTGTGGATTTAGCGTGGTTTCGTCAAAATACGGTAGGCAAACCGGTGATTATGGGAAGAAAGACGTATGAATCAATAGGCAGGCTTCTACCAAAACGCCCGAATATTATTCTTTCTCGCTCAGAGATGATTGTGGAAGGCGCTTATGTTGCCCAATCGCTTGAACAAGCGGTCGAATTAGCTAGAAATCTTGCAAATGGTGATGAAATGATGATTATTGGCGGAGGAGAATTATTTAAACAAGCGTTACCACAAGCAGAGCAGCTCTATTTAACCGACATTCAAGCGGAGATCGATGGCGATACTTTCTTTGAATTTGATGAAGAAAATTGGACATTGATAGAAGAAAAATGGTCGGAAGTGGATGAAAATAATCCATATCGCTGCCATTTTATGGTGCTTAAACGTAAAAGTGATTAA
- a CDS encoding YgjV family protein has translation MEYVEILGYVAMVLVASSFLLKDVIKLRVINSLGCACFVVYGLLIGSIPVTGLNALVVCINLYYIFKGNKPKVIEHS, from the coding sequence ATGGAGTATGTTGAAATTTTAGGCTATGTCGCAATGGTTTTGGTTGCTAGCTCATTTTTATTAAAAGATGTGATTAAGCTCCGTGTAATCAATTCGTTAGGTTGTGCTTGTTTTGTTGTTTATGGTTTATTGATTGGCTCAATTCCAGTGACAGGCTTAAATGCTTTAGTCGTTTGTATTAATTTATACTATATTTTTAAAGGTAATAAACCTAAAGTGATAGAGCATTCTTAA
- the radA gene encoding DNA repair protein RadA, which yields MAKAPKTAYVCNDCGAEYSRWMGQCRECKAWNTISEVRLISSKESAKSDRFSGYAGKTSGKVQALSDISLQEVPRFSSGFNELDRVLGGGVVPGSAILIGGHPGAGKSTLLLQVMCGLAQNIPTLYVTGEESLQQVAMRANRLGLPAQNLKMLSETSVEHICNIADQEKPKIMVIDSIQVMHLSDIQSSPGSVSQVRECASFLTRYAKTRQVAIIMVGHVTKDGTLAGPKVLEHAIDASLLLEGESDSRFRTLRSHKNRFGAVNELGVFAMTEQGLKEVKNPSAIFLSRSEEQTPGSSVMVLWEGTRPLLVEIQALVDHSMLANPRRVAVGLDHNRLSLLLAVLHRHGGLQMSDQDVFVNVVGGVKVTETSADLALILALMSSFRNRPLPQDLVIFGEVGLAGEIRPVTSGQERISEAAKHGFRRAIIPHGNAPKKPIKDMDVFTVKKLSDALDILYNL from the coding sequence ATGGCAAAAGCACCTAAAACCGCCTATGTTTGTAATGATTGTGGGGCGGAATACTCCCGTTGGATGGGGCAATGCCGTGAATGTAAGGCTTGGAATACCATCAGCGAAGTTAGGTTGATTTCGAGTAAAGAATCAGCAAAATCTGACCGCTTTAGTGGTTACGCAGGTAAAACATCAGGCAAAGTGCAAGCACTTTCAGATATTAGCCTGCAAGAAGTGCCTCGCTTTAGCAGTGGTTTTAATGAGCTAGATCGTGTGCTAGGTGGGGGGGTTGTACCAGGTTCTGCCATTCTTATTGGCGGACACCCTGGTGCAGGCAAAAGTACGCTTTTACTCCAAGTAATGTGTGGCTTAGCTCAAAATATCCCTACTCTTTATGTTACAGGTGAGGAATCTTTGCAGCAAGTGGCAATGCGTGCTAACCGTTTAGGTTTACCTGCACAAAATCTTAAAATGCTATCTGAAACCTCCGTTGAGCATATTTGCAATATTGCCGATCAAGAAAAACCTAAAATTATGGTAATCGATTCTATTCAAGTGATGCACTTATCCGATATTCAATCCTCTCCAGGAAGCGTTTCACAGGTTCGAGAATGTGCTTCATTTTTAACTCGTTATGCTAAAACCCGCCAAGTCGCCATTATTATGGTAGGGCATGTCACTAAAGATGGGACACTTGCTGGCCCAAAAGTATTGGAACACGCTATTGATGCTTCATTATTACTTGAAGGCGAATCCGATTCTCGATTCCGCACTTTGCGTAGCCATAAAAACCGTTTTGGTGCAGTAAATGAGCTAGGTGTATTCGCAATGACTGAGCAGGGCTTGAAAGAGGTTAAAAATCCCTCTGCAATTTTCCTTAGCCGTAGCGAAGAACAAACGCCTGGTAGCTCTGTAATGGTGTTGTGGGAAGGAACTCGCCCACTTCTAGTTGAAATTCAGGCTCTAGTCGATCATTCAATGCTAGCAAATCCTCGCCGTGTCGCCGTTGGTTTAGATCATAACCGTTTATCGCTACTGCTTGCAGTTTTACATCGACACGGCGGACTACAAATGTCAGATCAAGACGTGTTTGTCAACGTCGTAGGCGGTGTGAAAGTAACCGAAACCAGTGCCGATCTGGCTCTGATCTTGGCTTTAATGTCTAGCTTTCGCAATCGCCCATTACCACAAGATTTAGTTATTTTTGGCGAGGTGGGATTAGCAGGGGAAATCCGTCCTGTGACTAGCGGACAAGAACGAATTAGTGAAGCAGCAAAACACGGTTTTAGGCGAGCCATCATTCCCCACGGTAATGCGCCTAAAAAGCCGATTAAAGATATGGACGTTTTTACTGTTAAAAAACTAAGTGATGCGTTAGATATTCTTTATAATTTATAG
- the ppdD gene encoding prepilin peptidase-dependent pilin translates to MQKIYLFRPLAKAFTLIELMIVIAIIAILATIAIPSYNAYTQKAALSELLRASASYKSDVELCIYNRNELDNCSGGTNGIQANKADTSDTKYLKTITVNKGVITVTGKGSLDGYSYTLTPAFSNNTISWSASCTASNNDTSLFPAGFCN, encoded by the coding sequence ATGCAAAAAATTTATCTTTTTCGACCGCTTGCAAAAGCGTTTACCTTGATTGAGCTAATGATCGTGATTGCAATTATTGCCATTCTAGCCACTATTGCGATTCCATCTTACAACGCTTACACACAAAAAGCGGCTTTATCTGAATTATTGAGAGCATCGGCTTCTTATAAATCAGATGTTGAGCTGTGTATTTATAACCGTAATGAGCTGGATAATTGTTCGGGCGGTACAAATGGTATTCAAGCCAATAAAGCTGATACTAGCGACACCAAATATCTTAAGACGATTACGGTAAATAAAGGTGTGATTACCGTAACAGGAAAAGGCTCGCTTGACGGCTATAGCTACACGCTAACACCAGCCTTTTCCAATAATACGATCAGTTGGAGTGCAAGTTGTACCGCCTCGAATAATGATACCAGCTTGTTCCCCGCAGGTTTTTGTAATTAG
- a CDS encoding GspE/PulE family protein, with product MAYSVTDLNSQQIIEISAEQWAKNGNEKQILLRYLAVPLRETESQLWLAIDDMQNLSACEIFAFIHHKQIEPVLISSDELKFLLNALSPEQSRLQSEIYEDNAAYSLSNAEQVDRNDPIIQILDNLFKFCLKNNASDIHLEPQKERLLIRLRIDGVLHLYKTFPQNVSNRLISRIKLLAKLDISETRLPQDGQFHFKTILAETLDFRVSTLPTHFGEKVVLRIQKNKPINLDFLELGFTPSQKEKLLNALNQPQGLILVTGPTGSGKSITLYSALSHLNSNEKHILTAEDPIEIEIEGIIQTQVNRGIHLDFSQLLRTFLRQDPDIIMLGEIRDEESAEIALRAAQTGHLVLSTLHTNDSPSAIERLLQLGIKEYELKNTLLLVVAQRLLRRLCTTCGGIGCTHCYQGYKGRIGIYQLLSRTAKNFEKTTACLDFETLAESAKEKLVEGKTDQNEILRVLGNGENL from the coding sequence ATGGCGTATTCAGTTACCGATCTTAACAGCCAGCAAATCATTGAAATTTCTGCCGAACAATGGGCAAAAAACGGCAATGAAAAGCAGATTTTGTTGCGATATTTAGCCGTTCCGTTGCGAGAAACTGAATCACAATTATGGTTAGCGATTGATGATATGCAAAACTTGAGTGCGTGTGAAATCTTTGCTTTTATTCATCATAAGCAGATTGAGCCTGTTTTGATTTCCTCTGATGAGTTGAAATTTTTACTTAATGCCCTTTCACCCGAGCAGAGTCGCTTGCAGAGTGAAATTTATGAGGATAATGCCGCTTATTCGTTATCAAATGCAGAGCAGGTAGATAGAAACGATCCGATTATTCAAATTTTAGATAATCTCTTTAAATTTTGCTTAAAAAATAATGCCTCAGACATCCATTTGGAGCCTCAGAAAGAGAGGTTACTCATTCGACTAAGAATTGATGGAGTTTTACATCTTTATAAAACGTTTCCTCAAAATGTATCAAACCGACTGATTTCTCGAATTAAATTACTAGCGAAACTAGATATTAGTGAAACCCGTTTGCCTCAAGATGGGCAATTTCATTTTAAAACGATTTTAGCAGAAACCTTAGATTTCCGCGTTTCAACTTTGCCTACGCATTTTGGTGAAAAAGTGGTACTTCGGATTCAAAAAAATAAGCCAATTAATTTGGACTTTTTAGAGTTAGGATTTACCCCAAGCCAGAAAGAAAAATTGCTCAATGCACTGAATCAACCGCAAGGCTTGATTCTAGTAACAGGGCCGACAGGTAGTGGTAAAAGTATCACGCTTTATAGTGCATTAAGTCATTTAAATAGCAATGAAAAACATATTTTAACCGCGGAAGATCCAATTGAAATTGAGATAGAGGGTATTATTCAAACTCAGGTAAATCGTGGTATTCATCTTGATTTTAGCCAACTACTGAGAACCTTCCTTCGACAAGATCCTGACATCATTATGCTAGGTGAGATCCGTGATGAGGAGAGTGCAGAAATTGCCTTAAGAGCGGCACAAACTGGGCATTTGGTTCTTTCGACATTACATACTAATGATTCACCCTCTGCCATAGAGCGATTATTACAACTAGGCATTAAGGAATATGAACTAAAAAATACATTATTACTCGTCGTTGCTCAACGTCTATTAAGGCGGCTTTGTACAACGTGCGGAGGAATTGGATGTACGCATTGCTATCAAGGCTACAAAGGTAGAATTGGGATTTATCAACTCTTGAGCAGAACTGCAAAAAATTTTGAAAAAACGACCGCTTGTTTAGATTTTGAAACCTTAGCTGAGAGTGCAAAAGAAAAATTAGTGGAAGGAAAAACAGATCAGAATGAAATTTTGAGGGTATTAGGAAATGGCGAAAATCTATGA
- a CDS encoding type II secretion system F family protein — protein MAKIYEYHWKAVDRFQQKRKGSRLSSSREELESMLLMKGYEQIRINRNFVLSQNPKREQISQFISQLALLVNSAISLKQALSMILQNCRNIKMYQWLSELILLIENGYSFSQSLEKQDKFIANQELQLIKMGEQSGKLGIILTNLAKSRAKSDKLAKKVKKILFYPAIVLFISLSLSLGLLIFIVPQFAELYGTKEKALPLITEILFSLSQCLIEQKHLLLSLLLAVVFFLFFAKRENGFVRLKMALLSKLPVFRQIIQQARIVFFSQNMALMLNAHIPLDLVLKSFLSEKSDDPILQKEVEFMLNLLQQGYPFSQGINPNVFGLDMPQMIEIGEQSGNVANICEHISEMYQQKLDYQIDMLSQLLEPMLMLLMGIIVGTIIVGLYLPIFDMGSLVE, from the coding sequence ATGGCGAAAATCTATGAATACCATTGGAAAGCGGTTGATCGTTTCCAACAAAAACGTAAAGGCAGCCGATTATCTAGCAGCCGAGAAGAGCTTGAAAGTATGTTGCTAATGAAAGGTTATGAGCAGATTCGCATTAATCGAAACTTCGTTTTATCTCAAAATCCGAAAAGAGAGCAGATCAGCCAATTTATTTCCCAGCTTGCGTTATTAGTGAATTCCGCTATATCGTTAAAACAGGCTCTTTCGATGATTTTACAAAACTGCCGAAATATTAAAATGTATCAATGGCTAAGCGAGCTCATTTTGCTGATTGAAAATGGTTATTCTTTTTCACAATCATTAGAGAAACAAGATAAATTTATTGCTAATCAAGAACTTCAACTGATTAAAATGGGCGAGCAAAGCGGAAAACTAGGTATCATCTTAACGAATTTGGCGAAAAGCCGAGCTAAGTCTGATAAGTTAGCTAAAAAAGTGAAGAAAATCCTGTTTTATCCTGCGATTGTATTGTTTATTTCCCTGTCTCTTTCTCTCGGATTGTTGATCTTCATTGTGCCCCAGTTTGCAGAACTTTACGGCACAAAAGAGAAAGCCTTACCACTGATTACGGAAATACTATTTTCTCTTTCCCAGTGTTTGATTGAACAGAAGCATCTTCTACTTAGTTTATTACTAGCGGTCGTTTTTTTCCTCTTTTTTGCAAAAAGAGAGAACGGGTTTGTGAGGTTAAAAATGGCGTTATTGTCTAAACTCCCTGTATTTCGACAAATCATACAGCAAGCCCGTATTGTCTTTTTTAGCCAAAATATGGCTTTAATGTTGAATGCTCATATTCCGTTAGATTTGGTATTAAAATCCTTTTTATCTGAAAAAAGTGATGATCCTATATTACAAAAAGAGGTTGAATTTATGCTAAATCTCTTGCAACAAGGCTACCCATTTTCGCAAGGCATTAATCCAAATGTGTTTGGCTTAGATATGCCACAAATGATCGAAATCGGCGAGCAAAGCGGCAACGTTGCCAACATATGCGAACATATTAGCGAGATGTACCAACAAAAACTGGATTATCAAATTGATATGCTCTCTCAGTTATTAGAGCCAATGTTGATGTTACTGATGGGAATAATTGTGGGGACTATTATTGTCGGTTTATATCTACCCATTTTTGATATGGGAAGTTTAGTGGAGTAA
- a CDS encoding prepilin peptidase — protein sequence MWLLLSFLSAFWFKAEMPRFAIRINQQIYQAANSINQLNLTEQQFIALSSLKSQQTRWVNLFFLLFPLIMYCSENPIMGGIFILLCFLSLLDICYYLTDTRYIGLIFLLVLWESVNHFHNQTLLFTSLFCLFIALFSFLVFKKETFGFGDMLLLLALSPLFNIEKMLLLILTACLLGIFYYLTYWWIKKQKLEKLAFIPFISLAVGVIVTLESWGINY from the coding sequence ATGTGGCTTTTACTTTCCTTTTTATCTGCCTTTTGGTTTAAAGCGGAAATGCCAAGATTTGCAATAAGAATAAACCAGCAAATTTATCAAGCAGCTAATTCAATCAATCAGCTTAATTTAACCGAGCAGCAATTTATTGCACTCTCGTCTTTAAAATCTCAACAAACAAGATGGGTAAACCTCTTTTTTCTACTTTTTCCGCTTATTATGTATTGTTCGGAAAACCCGATTATGGGCGGAATTTTTATTCTACTTTGCTTTCTTTCTCTTTTAGATATTTGCTATTACCTAACGGATACTCGCTATATCGGGCTTATTTTTCTACTTGTTTTATGGGAAAGCGTAAACCATTTCCATAATCAAACGTTATTGTTTACCTCACTGTTTTGTTTATTTATCGCGCTCTTTTCCTTTCTCGTTTTTAAAAAAGAAACATTTGGCTTTGGCGATATGTTGTTATTGCTAGCGTTATCTCCCTTATTCAATATAGAAAAAATGTTACTGCTGATATTAACGGCTTGTTTATTAGGCATTTTTTATTACTTAACTTATTGGTGGATAAAAAAGCAAAAATTAGAAAAGTTGGCATTTATTCCGTTTATTAGTTTGGCGGTGGGCGTTATTGTAACGCTTGAAAGCTGGGGGATTAATTATTAG
- the coaE gene encoding dephospho-CoA kinase (Dephospho-CoA kinase (CoaE) performs the final step in coenzyme A biosynthesis.) translates to MTYIVGLTGGIGSGKTTVSDLFAELGVEVIDADIVARQVVEKGSPLLVKIAEHFGKQILTADGELDRTALRYIVFNNENEKTWLNNLLHPAIRETMVKKLQESTVCYLIWVVPLLIENKLTEFCDRILVVDVSPEIQLERATKRDKSKVETIRKIMATQVSREERLSYADDLIENNLPIEQGFVLIKEQVNSLHQKYLTLANKKEKECQKLS, encoded by the coding sequence ATGACTTACATTGTGGGTTTAACAGGTGGAATTGGCAGTGGTAAAACCACCGTTTCGGATTTATTCGCCGAACTTGGTGTAGAAGTGATTGATGCCGATATTGTCGCTCGCCAAGTGGTTGAAAAAGGCTCACCACTTTTAGTGAAAATTGCTGAGCATTTTGGTAAGCAAATTTTAACTGCAGATGGAGAGCTAGACCGCACCGCACTCCGCTACATTGTGTTTAACAATGAAAACGAAAAAACGTGGTTGAATAATTTACTCCACCCAGCAATTCGAGAAACAATGGTAAAAAAATTGCAAGAATCGACCGTTTGTTATCTGATTTGGGTTGTACCACTCTTGATTGAAAATAAGCTCACCGAATTTTGTGACCGCATTTTAGTGGTTGATGTCAGCCCAGAAATTCAGCTCGAACGAGCCACCAAACGAGATAAAAGCAAAGTGGAAACCATCCGAAAAATCATGGCGACTCAAGTCAGCCGTGAAGAAAGATTAAGTTACGCTGATGATCTGATTGAAAATAACTTACCGATTGAGCAAGGATTCGTTTTGATTAAAGAGCAAGTGAATAGTCTGCACCAGAAATACCTAACATTAGCAAATAAAAAGGAAAAAGAATGTCAGAAACTATCGTAA
- the yacG gene encoding DNA gyrase inhibitor YacG — protein MSETIVNCPTCEKEVVWNKESKYRPFCSERCQIIDLGDWAAEKHAIASEEEDLFSEDLEKY, from the coding sequence ATGTCAGAAACTATCGTAAATTGCCCGACTTGTGAAAAAGAGGTTGTGTGGAATAAAGAAAGTAAATATCGCCCATTTTGCAGTGAGCGTTGTCAGATCATTGATTTGGGGGATTGGGCAGCGGAAAAGCACGCTATCGCCAGTGAAGAGGAGGATCTTTTTAGCGAAGATTTAGAAAAATATTAG